GTACCGCTCGATCTTCGACCGCGTGCTGCCGGTGCCGCGCTGGCTCTACGGTCACCTCGAGCGCTGGCACCACCTGTCGTTCCTGCGCACGCCGCGCACGCTCGCGCTGCTCTTCGACCTGCAGCGCGAGGCGCTCGAGCCTGAGCGGCTCGCCGCGCTCCTGCACATCGTGCAGCAGGACCTCGGCTTCCCGCTCCACCGCTCGGTCGAAGCCGCGAAGGTCGCGCTGACTCGCGGCGCCGAGGCGGCGTTCACTTTCGAGCACGGACCGGTGAAGATCGCCGCGCCCGTGACCCGGCCCGAGTTCGAAGCTTGGATCGCGCCCGAGCTCGACTCGATCGCGGCCTGTGTCGACGGGCTCCTGGCGCAGACCTCGCTGGCAGCGTCCGACGTCGACCGCGTGTTCCTCACCGGCGGCTCGTCACTCGTGCCCGCCGTGCGCGCGCTGTTCGCGCAGCGCTTCGGCGAGGAGCGCATCCGCTCGGGCGACGAGCTCACGTCGGTCGCCAGCGGCCTCGCGCTGCGCGCACGCGAGCTGAGTCGCTAGGGCCGCCGTGAGCTCCGCGCGATGCCCGTATCCGCTCCCGAACCAGGCGCATCCTGGGAACCAAGGAGGATCATCATGTCCAAGACGACCACCGCGGCGCGCATCCTGCTCGGCGCCGTCTTCTTCGTGTTCGGTCTGAACAAGCTTCTGCACTTCATTCCGCAGCCGCCGATCACGGGTCCGGCGGCCGAGTTCATGGGTGCGCTGATCGCCAGCGGTTACTTCCTGCCGCTCCTGGCGGCGACGGAGATCGTCTCCGGGCTCGCGCTCCTGACGGGGCGCTACGTGCCGCTGGCGCTCGTCCTGCTCGCGCCGGTGGTCGTGAACATCGTGGCCTTCCACACCTTCCTCGCGCCGGCAGGGCTGCCCGTCGCACTGGTGGTCCTGGCGCTCGAAGTGTTTCTCGCGTCGCAGTACCGCAGCGCCTTCCGTTCGGTGCTCCGCGCCGGCGAGCGGGCGTAGTGACCGAAGGAGTCACTCCCTAGCTGG
The Myxococcota bacterium DNA segment above includes these coding regions:
- a CDS encoding Hsp70 family protein is translated as YRSIFDRVLPVPRWLYGHLERWHHLSFLRTPRTLALLFDLQREALEPERLAALLHIVQQDLGFPLHRSVEAAKVALTRGAEAAFTFEHGPVKIAAPVTRPEFEAWIAPELDSIAACVDGLLAQTSLAASDVDRVFLTGGSSLVPAVRALFAQRFGEERIRSGDELTSVASGLALRARELSR
- a CDS encoding DoxX family membrane protein; this encodes MSKTTTAARILLGAVFFVFGLNKLLHFIPQPPITGPAAEFMGALIASGYFLPLLAATEIVSGLALLTGRYVPLALVLLAPVVVNIVAFHTFLAPAGLPVALVVLALEVFLASQYRSAFRSVLRAGERA